The proteins below come from a single bacterium genomic window:
- a CDS encoding Ig-like domain-containing protein, whose product MQKLILKCVFFTLLCGVSSLAYGARFASEIDLRNPQNAQTVRYFGTNADNKTGYSVAAGDINGDGYNDIVMGSYTALGGRGTTYVRFGSSTTFNTSPIDMNTSPTGLLKIFGNHTLDWSGYSVAVGNINGDAYDDIIIGAYKADPGGRTNAGEVYVIFGNSAMKNLQQIDLNSSPLGVVRIYGNNIEDNLGFSVSTGRINEDIYDDIIIGASNADPNDRTNAGITYVFFGSSTFYARGIIDLHATPQPAGTAKIYGEMSGDMLGYSVTSGDMNGDGYEEVIMGAYGSYGGKGGTYIIHGSADIDTCTVIDILQAPLGLVRIFGEYDNDHSGATVATGNMNGDSYKDVIMGAPGANSVNVIFGNANFHNTGAFFLNTVTDKVKVFGKLSSDLLGLAVAAGDLNGDGYDELIVGAPLASPLDRYNAGSTYVIYGSATFQSRGTIDFNGTPAGTTAISGANIQDNSGIALCTGDVDHDGVKDLIVGVQNSDPLDRVDAGEVYLIRGFAATSVINTIPAYGTYASKNSSIKLYLNSDLSELDVSVVSSLTGVVNGSFSWAVNSALFTPTNPLPSGSQITVTATGKNIDNEAITPKVYTFTVKTDEIPPRFISHSPEKQETNVHPNAPIVVKFSSDVKPDSTRFDIRGASQRVIAMTKSWTDTTLTLSNNNLFHLNETITAAISAGDMYGDRADSIWTFTVRPEITPPNYTLRLPGVPQHLPKNAYIQLIFPRDIDKSTVETTLNGSVSGTIQGAWAWNDTLYTFNPSRNYVPGETIILTVKGDDVHKNSISTTNTFTVKPDEIPPSILSHSPAPNELNVSPTANIVIQFSGDINRDSTYVTVTSPSQGYKTFSGSWTDYTLTLYNLSYLLNDVITVNVNAGDSYANRQAYSWSFYIRGDTTPPYFGVKVPGGNITMIGTQDPITLVFPVDVDKSRVTTSLKGSLNEDISGTWEWFDTYYIFRPTSGYPLGWRLTLVVNATDINNNSIPETTVIFTVKQDEIPPSIKTHSPLPYTVNIPINTNMLLYFTSDVIRDSTTVSLRSDKRNPINVYKTWADSTLTLIPQTTFQQNETVTVRVSPCDKYSNRSVYEWSYSTGPQLALTFYDVTVPHGINLMGRNDPITFIFNSTINLSTVNIVIAGTKSGTVTGTWAWSDRRYTFTPTNGYIFGEALIATVNATDIYNNHIPQSTRSFTVKADDLPPSRTSR is encoded by the coding sequence ATGCAAAAACTGATACTGAAATGTGTGTTCTTTACACTGTTGTGCGGAGTAAGCTCACTGGCTTATGGAGCACGGTTTGCATCCGAAATCGATCTCCGTAATCCCCAGAATGCACAGACTGTCCGGTATTTCGGAACAAACGCGGATAATAAAACCGGTTACTCGGTTGCAGCGGGAGACATAAACGGCGATGGATATAACGATATCGTCATGGGATCATATACCGCGCTCGGAGGACGGGGTACGACATATGTCCGGTTCGGCAGTTCGACAACGTTCAACACTTCTCCGATAGACATGAACACCTCTCCGACAGGTTTACTGAAGATTTTCGGGAATCATACGCTTGACTGGTCGGGTTATTCCGTCGCGGTCGGCAATATAAACGGCGATGCATACGACGATATCATTATCGGCGCATATAAAGCAGACCCCGGCGGAAGGACAAATGCCGGGGAAGTCTACGTGATTTTCGGCAATTCAGCCATGAAGAATCTCCAGCAAATAGACTTGAACTCCAGTCCATTGGGTGTTGTAAGAATATACGGAAACAACATCGAGGATAATCTGGGATTTTCGGTATCCACCGGTAGAATTAACGAAGACATTTACGATGACATTATAATCGGAGCATCCAACGCCGATCCGAACGATAGAACCAACGCCGGTATTACGTATGTTTTTTTCGGTTCCTCGACGTTTTATGCGAGGGGAATAATAGATCTTCATGCCACACCGCAGCCAGCGGGAACCGCGAAAATCTACGGTGAAATGTCAGGCGATATGCTCGGTTATTCGGTGACTTCGGGGGACATGAACGGCGATGGGTACGAGGAAGTCATCATGGGCGCATACGGTTCCTATGGCGGAAAAGGCGGGACCTATATTATCCACGGCTCGGCTGATATCGATACGTGTACGGTGATAGACATACTCCAGGCTCCACTCGGACTTGTAAGAATATTCGGGGAATACGATAACGACCACTCCGGAGCGACGGTGGCTACGGGTAATATGAACGGGGATTCATATAAGGACGTTATCATGGGAGCGCCCGGCGCCAACTCTGTCAACGTCATTTTCGGTAATGCGAATTTTCATAACACAGGCGCTTTTTTCCTCAATACGGTAACCGATAAAGTTAAAGTCTTTGGTAAACTATCATCCGACCTCCTCGGCCTTGCGGTAGCAGCCGGCGATCTCAACGGAGATGGTTATGATGAGCTCATTGTCGGCGCACCTCTCGCAAGTCCCCTCGACCGTTATAACGCAGGCAGTACATACGTGATTTACGGCAGCGCGACCTTTCAATCAAGGGGAACTATCGATTTCAATGGAACACCCGCCGGAACCACTGCTATCTCCGGCGCCAATATTCAGGATAATTCAGGTATCGCGCTCTGTACGGGAGACGTTGACCACGACGGTGTCAAAGACCTGATTGTCGGAGTCCAGAACTCAGACCCCCTCGATAGAGTGGATGCCGGCGAAGTTTATCTGATAAGGGGATTTGCGGCCACATCGGTGATAAACACCATCCCCGCATACGGGACATATGCCAGCAAGAACAGCAGTATCAAGCTCTATTTAAATTCGGACTTATCCGAACTCGACGTCAGCGTCGTTTCAAGCCTGACAGGAGTTGTCAACGGTTCTTTTTCATGGGCCGTCAATTCGGCATTGTTCACGCCGACTAATCCTCTTCCGTCCGGAAGTCAGATAACGGTCACCGCAACCGGTAAAAATATCGATAATGAAGCAATTACGCCGAAAGTATATACATTCACCGTTAAAACCGATGAAATTCCTCCCCGGTTTATATCTCATTCACCGGAAAAGCAGGAAACCAATGTCCATCCGAATGCGCCAATCGTTGTCAAATTCAGCAGCGATGTAAAACCCGATTCAACACGATTCGATATCAGAGGTGCAAGTCAGCGTGTTATCGCCATGACAAAATCATGGACAGACACCACCCTGACGCTCTCAAACAACAATCTGTTTCATCTCAACGAGACAATAACGGCGGCTATAAGCGCCGGGGATATGTACGGTGACCGGGCCGACTCGATATGGACGTTTACGGTCAGGCCGGAAATCACTCCGCCCAATTATACGCTCCGGTTACCCGGTGTTCCCCAACACTTACCCAAAAACGCTTACATACAGCTTATTTTCCCGCGCGATATCGACAAATCGACTGTCGAGACAACACTGAACGGCAGCGTTTCCGGAACCATACAGGGAGCGTGGGCATGGAACGACACGCTCTACACATTCAATCCCTCCCGGAATTATGTACCGGGTGAAACGATTATTCTTACGGTCAAGGGAGACGATGTTCATAAAAACTCAATATCGACCACCAATACATTTACCGTAAAACCCGATGAGATACCACCATCGATTTTAAGCCATTCACCAGCACCGAACGAACTGAATGTCAGCCCGACGGCGAATATAGTCATACAGTTCAGCGGGGATATCAACAGGGATTCCACATATGTAACGGTGACAAGTCCATCACAGGGTTATAAAACTTTTTCAGGTTCATGGACTGATTATACACTGACTCTGTACAATCTGTCATACCTGCTGAACGATGTCATTACCGTCAACGTGAATGCCGGCGATTCATATGCAAACCGACAGGCATATTCCTGGTCATTTTACATCAGGGGCGATACTACCCCGCCCTATTTCGGCGTTAAAGTACCGGGCGGAAATATAACCATGATCGGAACACAAGACCCCATTACGCTGGTTTTCCCGGTCGATGTCGATAAATCCCGAGTCACTACATCGCTCAAGGGAAGCCTGAATGAAGATATTTCCGGAACATGGGAGTGGTTCGATACATATTATATTTTCAGACCCACTTCAGGATATCCTCTCGGCTGGCGGTTGACGCTCGTTGTCAATGCGACGGACATCAATAACAATTCAATTCCCGAAACGACAGTCATCTTCACGGTCAAACAGGATGAAATCCCGCCGTCGATAAAAACTCACTCACCGCTTCCGTATACAGTAAATATTCCGATAAACACGAATATGTTATTATACTTCACAAGCGATGTTATCCGTGATTCAACGACCGTTTCGCTGCGAAGCGATAAGCGAAATCCCATAAACGTTTACAAAACGTGGGCTGACAGCACGCTGACGCTTATACCACAAACGACATTTCAGCAAAACGAAACGGTTACCGTACGCGTGAGTCCCTGCGATAAATACAGTAACCGGTCTGTCTACGAATGGTCCTACTCGACAGGGCCACAACTGGCGCTGACATTTTATGACGTAACCGTACCACATGGTATCAATCTGATGGGGCGAAACGATCCCATAACGTTCATCTTCAACAGCACCATCAATCTTTCAACGGTAAACATTGTTATTGCGGGAACCAAGAGCGGTACGGTAACCGGTACATGGGCATGGTCGGACAGACGATACACA